The genomic DNA GTTGAGGTTGAGATCCGTCTTGAGATCTGCGGAGGCCACAATATTCTGAACGTGGATCTCCGGCTCGAGGTTGATGTTATCAAACCCTATCGACTTCAGCGTCCGGGCCATGTTGGTGATGACGGTTCTGACATCCTCCACGTTCTTGGCCCCGGTGCAGACGACCTTGCCGGACGTGAAAATCAGAAAAGCCGCCTTTGGAGACTTGACCCTATAAACAAGCCCGGGAAACTTCTCCTTGTTGTACTCGGCGCCTTCAAGCTCGGACTCGATCTTGACAAGATCGAACTCATCAGCAAGCTTTGTGGATGCCACCACGTTCTCGATATTTATTGTGGACTCCATATCGCGCATCTCCTGGAGAGGTTTTTAAACGTAGGGGTATATAAAGATAGTATATAAAGGATATAAAGAGGGGCATCTGTCTTGACATTGCAGGAATGGAGCTGACTGCATCAGCAGCATGCTGGCGAACATAGTCCATAAGAAGAGGAGATTCAACCTGTACAGCAGCACCGAGTCCGAAGTCCCCATGCTTCTAGATCTGAGAGGAAGCATGTCGCAAAACGGACTCGCTGGGAATCGAACCCAGGTCAGCGGGTCTCCTCGATGAGATCTCCGAAGCCCGCTAGGATATCCTCTACCCCACGAGCCCGCGTGATCACCTCTTGCTCCCTCTGTTATTAACCTTTCCAGGCAGTGTATGAGGATCGTCAGTATTACGAAGATCGCTCTTATCAATATGATAACTTGCCCAATGGAGCACTGTCATGATATGGAGTCGAATGGATGAGCATGTTCACCAACCACATCACATGCCGTACAAGTTGCTGCGCACATAAGAGCGACGAAGATACGCAGGATACGCATATTAACGATGCCATGGCAGAGCTGATACGGATGCGTAGAAAGGATGAGATCCCTGAGCTTCTGGCCCCGGCCGGCTCCTGGGATGCGCTGGTTGCGGCTGTTGCAGCCGGAGCGGATGCTGTTTACCTTGGAGGAAAGCGTTTCAGCGCCCGGATGTTCGCCGAGAACTTCCCCAGCCTGGAGGAGGCTGTGGATTACGCTCATGCAAGGAACGTCAGGGTCTATGTAACCGTGAACACCCTCGTTCGTGATTGTGAGATCGACGAGCTGGAGGATTATCTGGTGGAGATCTGCGAGATTGGCGCAGACGCGATACTTGTGCAGGATACTGGAGTTGTTAGGCTGGCCAGGGATATCGTGCCGGAGCTGGAGCTCCATGCATCAACCCAGATGACGATACACAGCGCTGATGGAGTCAGATGGGCTGCGAGGAACGGCCTAAAGCGGGTGGTGCTCTCGAGAGAGCTTTCTGTTGATGATATTAAAAACATAAAAAATGTTTCCGATGATCTGGGCGTAGGGCTTGAGGTCTTTGTGCACGGCGCGCTCTGCTACTCTTACTCCGGACAGTGTCTTTTATCATCATCAATGGGTGGCAGAAGCGGAAACCGCGGGATGTGCGCCCAGCCGTGCAGGAAGCCATACACGCTGCTCAGAGGCACATCTGATGAATATGGAAGGCTGAAAGATCTGAGAAGGAGAGGAGGGGAATGCTATCTGCTCTCCACCCGTGATCTCTGCACGTACCCCAGCCTTGATAAGATCGTATCAGCTGGAGTCGACGCGCTCAAGATCGAGGGGCGGATGAAGTCTGCAGAGTACGTCGCCATTGTGACAAGGGTTTACAGAGATGCGCTTGATGCCATCGCGAGAGGTGATTGGGCGCAGGATGATGGAGAGATCCAGAGGCTCGCGCTCGCCTTCAACAGGGGGTTTACAGAGGGATACATCCTGGGCGCAGATGATATCATGGGAAGAGAGATGCCGGACAACAGGGGCGTCCTTGTGGGAAAGATCCTGAACTGCTCAGGGGGTTTTGCGGTCGTATCTCCCACCGGCGAGATCCTTCCAGAGCCCGGTGACGGGGCAGTGCTTCGCTCAGGAGCGGAGGAGATCGGATTCGTTGTGAGAGAGAGGGTCGATTTACAGAATGGCACGTTCGGGCTCAGGGTGCCTGATGGTGCCAGGACGGGAATGTATCTTTACATAACGCGATCCGCCCGCATGAGGGACGATGCTGAGAGGATCATCAGAAGAGGAAGAGATAGAATCCCAATCGACCTGCGGATATCCTTTGATAACGGGGTGCCGGTCGCAGATGTATATCTAGCTGGGCCGTCTGGGCGGATAGAGCTCTCTGTTAAGGGAGACTTTGTCATGGAGGCTGCGAGAACGCTTCCCCTCAGCCCCTCGCAAATAGAATCTCAGATGCGGAGAACCGGCGGAACCCAGTTCGTCTTCAGGGAGGTCGTCATCGATTATCCCGGGGGACTTTACACCACGCCAGCGAAGCTCAATCAGCTCAGAAGAGATATACTCAGAGCTGCGGAGAACGCTCTTGTGCACTCGTACAAAAGAGTGTGCACCAGAGGAAGATCGCCAGCTCTTGACAGAACTGAGAGAAAGGCTGACCGGCTCAGGGTATCGGTTTATGCCGATACTCTTGATGTGATTGATGGAGCGCTTGAGGGCGGCGCTGAGAGGGTGTACTTCGAGCCAACTACATATGAGCATGACCTTGCCTCTGCCCTGGAGAAGGCCCGCGATCTCTGTGAAGGGCGCGCAGAGCTGGTCTGGAAGTGGCCCCGGATAACAAGAGATCGTTTTCTGTATATGGCTGGGGATGTTCTCCGCGATTTCCGTCTCAACAAGATCATGGTCGAGAACCTGGGCGCTCTCGAGGCAGCAGAGCGATACGAATGCGAGATCTTCGGAGGACAGGGGCTGAACATATGGAACTCGCTGAGCGTGTGCATGCTCTCAGGAGCGAGAGCCCTGACGCTCTCACCGGAGCTCTCCGCAAGCCAGATCTCATCTATCGCATCTCTCCGTGACAGACCAGATCTTGAGGTGATCGCCCAGGGAAACATCGTGATCGCAGTGACCGAGGACAGGCTCATCTCAGAGGGAGATGTCTGCGCGATTCGGGACAGGAGACACATCTTTCCCGTCAGGAGAGATGCCGCGGGCGTCACGAATATACTGAACAGCGTGGAGACCTGCCTCCTGGATTACCTCCCTCAGATATCTTTGATGGGTGTGGATTCTGTGGCGATCGATGCCAGGTGGAGGACAAAAAAGTATGCCAGAGAGATGGCCGGGATATACTCGAGGGCTGTGGGGGAGCTTTCAGAGCTCCCGAAGCTCAAAAGCATGGTCAGGCGAATGGCCATGGGCGGGATCACAGCAGGACATTTTCTGAGGGGTGTTGCAGAGGCAAGCGATTGAACGGAGCACTGAAATTCCTGCCGTTAACGCGCCCGGATTTTGTGCGTAAGCACATGTGATATCATGCGTGCCTCTCCGCGATCTCAATTATGGCGCTGCTCCACCGAGGTCCCCAACCTGTGATATCGACAACGGTGGTCTGGAATCACATTCTCTAAGGCGACAGGTTCTATATACATGCAGATATTGGTTGACCACCATGAACGAGAAGCTTGAGGAGATCGGATCGCGGATACGTGAGCTTCGAGAGCTCTCAAAGATTTCGCCTGAGGAGATGGCCGGATACCTCAAAGTGCCGCTTGAGACATACTGCGGGTACGAGTCAGGCCATCTCGACATACCTGCGAGCCTGCTTTTCAAGATCGCGCAGCGCCTCGATGTCGACATGAGTCTCCTTCTAACAGGCCAGGAGCCGAAGATGAGCATCTTCACCGTGACCAGAAAGGGGGAGGGAGTGGAGGTCGAGAGGAGGAAGCAGTACAGGTACCAGAGCCTCGCGGGGCGGTTCGCACATAAGAAGGCAGAGCCATTCATAGTCACCGTCGAGCCGCGGTCTGAAAAGCCAGCGGTCTACAGCCATCCCGGCCAGGAGTTCGACTACATCCTGGAGGGGACCATAAAGATATACATCCACAACAACGAGATCGTCCTCAACGAGGGCGATTCGATATTCTTCGATTCGTCTTATGATCACGCTATGGAGGCTCTCAACAACAGACCTGCCAGGATGCTTGTCATTGTCATGTGAGGGAGGGGCTTTATTTGGCATCGCTTCTGCACAAGTTTGTGTCAAGGGTCGAGTTCGACTCATACGAGGATTTCAGGAACAACTTCAGAATAATTGTTCCGGAGAACTTCAACTTCGCCTACGATGTCGTCGATGTTTACGCTCAGGAGCAACCTGATAAGATCGCTCTGGTCTGGTGCAACGATCACGGTGAGGAGAGGATCTTCACATTCAAGGACATGAAGCACTGGAGCGACAGGGCGGCCAATCTCTTCAGTAGCTACGGAATCAGAAAAGGCGATACTGTGATGCTCACGCTGAAGAGCCGCTATGACTTCTGGATCTGCATGATAGGCCTCAACAAGATTGGGGCGGTGGCAATCCCGTCAACCCACATGCTCAAGGCGAAGGACATCGTCTACAGAATAAAAAAGGCTAACCTGAAGATGGTCGTCTGCATAATAGAGGATGGAGTGCCAGAGGAGGTAGATCTCGCTCATAAAGAGCTCGGCGATGTGAATCTCATAAAAGCATTTGTGGGCAGAGAGGATCAGGAGAGGGAGGGATGGATAAACTTCAGGCGCGCGCTCGCTGAGGCATCTCCTGATTTCACAAGACCTGTGGGGGAGGAGGCCACCAGGAACGAGGATGTTCTCATAGCCTACTTCACCTCCGGAACCACGGGCTACCCGAAGATGGTGAAACACGACCAAACATATCCGCTGGGACACATACTCACAGCGAAGTACTGGCAGAACGTCGCAGACGATGGACTGCACTACACGGTCGCGGATACAGGCTGGGCGAAGTGCGCCTGGGGCAAGATATACGGCCAGTGGATAGCTGGCTCGGCGGTCTTTGTCTACGACTACGACAGGTTTGACGCTGGAAGAATGATGGAGAAGCTATCAAAGTATAAGGTCACAACGTTCTGCGCCCCTCCGACGATCTACAGGTTCATGATCAAGGGGGACATGTCGAAGTACGATTTCTCCACATTAAAATACGCGGTCACTGCGGGCGAGCCGCTGAACCCATCTGTGTATGAGAGGTTCCTGGAGGTCACAGGCCTCAAGCTCATGGAGGGCTACGGCCAGACTGAGACTGTGGTGACGATAGCGAACTTCCCCTGGATGGAGCCGAAGCCTGGATCCATGGGCAAGCCCGCGCCCGGCTTCGATATAGTCCTCCTGAAGGACAGCAGGCAATGCGAGGTGGGCGAGGAGGGTGAGATCGTAATCCGCACGGATAAGGGAAAGCCGGTTGGGCTCTTCATAGACTACCACCTCGATCCAGACAGGGTGAGGAACACCTGGCACGATGGATACTATCACACGGGAGATACCGCGTGGGTCGACGAGGACGGGTACATATGGTTTGTTGGCAGGACAGACGACATGATAAAGACCTCCGGCTACAGGGTCGGGCCGTTTGAGGTCGAGAGCGCCCTGATGACTCATCCCGCAGTCCTGGAGTGTGCTATAACAGGCGTCCCCGATCCGATCAGAGGGCAGGTGATCAAGGCGACCGTGGTTCTTACAAAGGGCTACACGCCATCAGAGGAGCTGAAGAGAGAGCTGCAGGAGCATGTCAAGAGGGTAACAGCCCCCTACAAGTACCCCAGAATCGTGGAGTTTGTGGAGGAGCTCCCGAAGACGATAAGCGGAAAGATACGCAGGGTCGAGATCAGGGAGAAGGACAAGCCGTATCCGATTATAAACGCAATGGAGTGCAAGGGGTGTGAGCGGTGCATTCTCGCATGCCCTGTGAACGTGCTCAGGATGAGTGAGGAGCTGAACAGCAGGGGCTACAGGTATTCCGTGTACGCAGGAGATGGGTGCATAGGGTGCGGCGCGTGCTACTACACATGCCCCGAGCCGAACGCGCTTGCTGTTCACATACCATCAAAGGGCGAGTGAGACCATGCCATCAAAGCTGGTAGCGGGCAACACGGCTGTTGTGATAGGGGCGATGTATGCTGGATGCGACTGCTTCTTTGGCTACCCGATCACACCTGCGAGCGAGATCCTCCAGGAGGCGTCCCGGTACTTCCCGATGGTTGGGAGGAAGTTCGTCCAGGCTGAGTCTGAGGAGGCTGCGATCAACATGGTCTACGGGGCTGCAGCTGCAGGCCACAGGGTGCTGGCCGCCTCCTCCGGACCGGGAATGAGCCTCAAGCAGGAAGGGATAAGCTACCTGGCGGGTGCCGAGCTGCCGTGCGTCATAGTCGATATCAACAGAGCAGGCCCGGGTCTCGGAAACATAGGGCCAGAGCAGTCGGACTACAACCAGACCGTCAAGGGCGGGGGGCACGGGTGCTACAGGAACATCGTGCTCGCGCCGAACTCGGTGCAGGAGATGTGCGATCACACCATCAAAGCCTTCGAGCTCGCGTTCAAGTACAGGAATCCGGCTGTGGTGCTTGCGGATGGTGTTCTGGGGCACATGGTCGAGCC from Methanothrix thermoacetophila PT includes the following:
- a CDS encoding 3-methyl-2-oxobutanoate dehydrogenase subunit VorB, which gives rise to MPSKLVAGNTAVVIGAMYAGCDCFFGYPITPASEILQEASRYFPMVGRKFVQAESEEAAINMVYGAAAAGHRVLAASSGPGMSLKQEGISYLAGAELPCVIVDINRAGPGLGNIGPEQSDYNQTVKGGGHGCYRNIVLAPNSVQEMCDHTIKAFELAFKYRNPAVVLADGVLGHMVEPLRFPESAITPVIDTSWAVCGTKGTRGNVITSIFLNFDELERHNIRLQEKYRRIRENEAAYETYRVDDAEVVLVSYGISSRIARSAVDAARRDGINAGLFRPITLFPFPDKALKEIAERGCRLISVEMSDGQMREDIILATGADVELVSRYGGNLITREEIMRKIREVSR
- a CDS encoding AMP-binding protein is translated as MASLLHKFVSRVEFDSYEDFRNNFRIIVPENFNFAYDVVDVYAQEQPDKIALVWCNDHGEERIFTFKDMKHWSDRAANLFSSYGIRKGDTVMLTLKSRYDFWICMIGLNKIGAVAIPSTHMLKAKDIVYRIKKANLKMVVCIIEDGVPEEVDLAHKELGDVNLIKAFVGREDQEREGWINFRRALAEASPDFTRPVGEEATRNEDVLIAYFTSGTTGYPKMVKHDQTYPLGHILTAKYWQNVADDGLHYTVADTGWAKCAWGKIYGQWIAGSAVFVYDYDRFDAGRMMEKLSKYKVTTFCAPPTIYRFMIKGDMSKYDFSTLKYAVTAGEPLNPSVYERFLEVTGLKLMEGYGQTETVVTIANFPWMEPKPGSMGKPAPGFDIVLLKDSRQCEVGEEGEIVIRTDKGKPVGLFIDYHLDPDRVRNTWHDGYYHTGDTAWVDEDGYIWFVGRTDDMIKTSGYRVGPFEVESALMTHPAVLECAITGVPDPIRGQVIKATVVLTKGYTPSEELKRELQEHVKRVTAPYKYPRIVEFVEELPKTISGKIRRVEIREKDKPYPIINAMECKGCERCILACPVNVLRMSEELNSRGYRYSVYAGDGCIGCGACYYTCPEPNALAVHIPSKGE
- a CDS encoding U32 family peptidase; the encoded protein is MRRKDEIPELLAPAGSWDALVAAVAAGADAVYLGGKRFSARMFAENFPSLEEAVDYAHARNVRVYVTVNTLVRDCEIDELEDYLVEICEIGADAILVQDTGVVRLARDIVPELELHASTQMTIHSADGVRWAARNGLKRVVLSRELSVDDIKNIKNVSDDLGVGLEVFVHGALCYSYSGQCLLSSSMGGRSGNRGMCAQPCRKPYTLLRGTSDEYGRLKDLRRRGGECYLLSTRDLCTYPSLDKIVSAGVDALKIEGRMKSAEYVAIVTRVYRDALDAIARGDWAQDDGEIQRLALAFNRGFTEGYILGADDIMGREMPDNRGVLVGKILNCSGGFAVVSPTGEILPEPGDGAVLRSGAEEIGFVVRERVDLQNGTFGLRVPDGARTGMYLYITRSARMRDDAERIIRRGRDRIPIDLRISFDNGVPVADVYLAGPSGRIELSVKGDFVMEAARTLPLSPSQIESQMRRTGGTQFVFREVVIDYPGGLYTTPAKLNQLRRDILRAAENALVHSYKRVCTRGRSPALDRTERKADRLRVSVYADTLDVIDGALEGGAERVYFEPTTYEHDLASALEKARDLCEGRAELVWKWPRITRDRFLYMAGDVLRDFRLNKIMVENLGALEAAERYECEIFGGQGLNIWNSLSVCMLSGARALTLSPELSASQISSIASLRDRPDLEVIAQGNIVIAVTEDRLISEGDVCAIRDRRHIFPVRRDAAGVTNILNSVETCLLDYLPQISLMGVDSVAIDARWRTKKYAREMAGIYSRAVGELSELPKLKSMVRRMAMGGITAGHFLRGVAEASD
- a CDS encoding TATA-box-binding protein, which codes for MESTINIENVVASTKLADEFDLVKIESELEGAEYNKEKFPGLVYRVKSPKAAFLIFTSGKVVCTGAKNVEDVRTVITNMARTLKSIGFDNINLEPEIHVQNIVASADLKTDLNLNAIALGLGLENIEYEPEQFPGLVYRIKQPKVVVLIFSSGKLVVTGGKSPEECEEGVRIVRQQLENLGLL
- a CDS encoding helix-turn-helix domain-containing protein, whose product is MNEKLEEIGSRIRELRELSKISPEEMAGYLKVPLETYCGYESGHLDIPASLLFKIAQRLDVDMSLLLTGQEPKMSIFTVTRKGEGVEVERRKQYRYQSLAGRFAHKKAEPFIVTVEPRSEKPAVYSHPGQEFDYILEGTIKIYIHNNEIVLNEGDSIFFDSSYDHAMEALNNRPARMLVIVM